The sequence TTAAGAATAATCAAATTcagtttaataattaaaaaactcctatttattttatttttatttataggcTTATATATAGCCCCACGACCAAGCTAAAGCCAAATGCCTCAATTATTAACAAATAGCATACGGTTCATAAGAAAGCTGAAACAGACATTTTATTAAAGAGAGCAAGGACATTGTCTTAGCACTAAAAATAGCACACATCATCTTCTCTTCTTAAATTCTTTGGTTGCTAAGAAAAAGTACTTCATTCAAccactttctccttcttcttgtaTCAAGTAAACTAAACCGTGGTGATGATTGCTGTTGATGAGTTAGTTCATAATAAAGGTGCTAAAGCTTTGGAGAATCCAAATCCTTGTAAAGATCTTAAGGTACATACCTTCATTATTCAAATCTCTGTCTTTGGTTATGAATTATTATTGAACTTTCATGAATGTCACTAACTACCAAGAAACTTTGGGTTTTCAGAGAGGTATATAGTATTTGTCATACTTGTCAAATTTAGGACCAACCATTTTCTATGGATATCTGAAAATTCATAGAATTTTTTTGTAGGAAAATATAATTTCCAAATTTAAGAATAATGAATAGCTAAAAGAGCCATAGTTTAATTTCTTTCTCATTTTTAAACCTAAGATATTTTGACTTATTTATGTTATTTATACACAAAAAATCAACTAAGAAATTAATTATTTATNNNNNNNNNNNNNNNNNNNNNNNNNNNNNNNNNNNNNNNNNNTGATTTAGTACCTAATTTTTTGTGTGcatatagtattttttattttgacttATGCATTTTTGTTCTATTATTATTTGTATTGAATGAAAAAagaattcaatcattgatgatTTCTTTGTGAAAAAAAGCataatattttctcttttttgtttttctttttaataagtATGATCACTATTGAGTTGGTCTAATATATAGTTATAATAGTTAGCAAACTCATTTTCTCTTGATGGGAATCAAGATCTTAACTTCAAAATTTGGATGGAAAAAAATTGTGTTGTAAAAACTAATTAACCATAATTCTCAAGACATTTTGGTTGCACAATGCACTCCTTATAATAGAATTTAGATGTTggcaaaatataaaaagaaaaaaggaaaaagagaaaaagagcatATCAGCATAGTATCTTAGAATTAAGtaataatttcataaacttaGGTATTATAAATTTGTAACCAaaaggaaattttttttatttactaacAATTTAATTAGCTGGAAAATGTGGTATATAGTATATAGTCTATATGAGATGAAATAATGCAAGAATATCCATATGAATAAGAACAACCTCCATGTGATTCTTGTGCAGGTACATCTTTCAATATGCTTAGAACTTCAGAAACTCGTAGATAGAATCTTGCACATAATATTAGCTACTGAATCAGCCAGACCAAATTGTACTTTAGCAATAAAAGCACTGTGTTCATTACACCTCCATTTGAACAAAGCCAAGTCCATTATCAAACACTGTTCTGAATGCAGTAAACTCTACCTGGTATATACTTTATATAATATGTTCTTCAAAGCTATTAATTggtgggtttttttttttgttgttgggtTAATATCAATTTAAGATTTTTGGTTTAGAATTCATAAAAATGTGTAATCGATCTCtcgaatttttataattaaatatgagATTGACTATATTGACCATTTTTTCATCAATTACTAACACATTTAAGAAAATTCAAGAGATCAATTTGCAAATATTTGAAATTCGGGAACCAGAATACAAATAGAATAAGTTTTAGGGGGGTAAAATGCAATTAACACAATTATAATAATTGTATCCTCATCATACTCTAGTAATAAATATGTTTTTGCAATAACTAACTACATATTTCACTGCTTAATTTAGGCTATGACATCACATAGGATACTTTCAAGATGTGAAAAAATTCGAAATGCATTTGAGTTATACTTGACTCAAATTCAAAGTGCTGTTCCATTGTCCTTGGCTGCTGAGGTTAGTATGTAACACACAGAATTGTTCTGTCTCTTTAATACATATCCATTAGTTGCATAAGTTTTCATAACATCTGGGTATGTATTTCACATATTGTTTATGTTCCGAAGGTTATCTAAAACGTTGATTTGGTTCTGGACATGAGATCCAGGATTCTTCTGAGGCAGCATCTCCGACTTGTTTGATGTCGAGGTGTCGCTATCCGAGTTAGGAGATGGGGGTAGTACTTGTAAAAGAATCTGATATTTAAGTTAgcaaagattttaagtagatttTCAGTATATTAGAATGTGAACCTGAGGGGTGTTAGTGTATTTACAGTAGAGTCAATAATcaggagtagttccacctttgttGGTAGATGACCGTTCCCTTTATCTTGGAAGTTTGTTGGAATCTATCTTTTAGTGAAGATAGAGATAGTATGAGAGATTCGTGAAGGCAGTTACTTACTTAAATAAGTGAGACTGGTACTCCTTTTTGCTGTAAGAGGTCGAACAAATGGTGGAGGCCATTTTTTTTGGATGGACCTTTTCATTTTTATTGGGCTTAACTTTATATTTTGGGTTAAGGTATAAATAGTTTGTATTTTTATGTTCTAAATTTTTAGATTGTTAGGAATATAAAAAgattaattacaaaaatattctAAAGTGACTGATTGAGGACAATATGTTATTTAAATAGGATGTTCTAATTATAAATGTTTTAATTAATTAGTATACTTTAAGTTACTTGTAGCTTAAGAAAGTTCCTTTTCTTTTGAAGAATGAACTTTAAAGTCATTCAATCATATTCAAACATAAAAAGTTGTTATTTTTGTCGACATAATCATACATAATTAAGTGCATATGTAAAACTACTTTATAATTAACGTTGCGTTGTTATTATGAGTCAAGTTTTTGTTTAACTTATTAACTAACACAACGATTATTCCTACAGATATCTGGAATACTCCATGACCTTAAGAATACAGAATTTTCCCTAGAAATTGCAGAAGTTGAAGCTaggaaagcaattctagcattgTATGAGAAGGACTTAAATGATTCAGCTTCTTCTATGGAGAATGCAGAACTTGAAGCCATTCAAATTGCAACTTCAAGGTTGAAAATAAACTCTACATTCTCCTTCATAGTAGAGAAAGCATCACTTAGGAAGCAACTTGATCAAGTTAATAATGACACAAACCAAAAGGAGAAGCAACTTCTACAATACCTTTTGTATTTATTGATGAGATATGGCAAATTCATTCATCAAATTGGAAGCAACTCTTTGGATCATGAACATAATCATGAGTTAGTTGTGGATAAAGAACATAATCATCAAGTTATGGAATCAATTGACAATGTAGTTAGAGACTTTGAAGTACTTAGTACTTGAGGTTATATAGGTCACCTTTTGTTCAAAACTTATCTAACATTAGTTAGGAATAAAAAGTACCCTCAAGGTTAAAAATTTTATGAAAGTGTCTTTAGGACACTTGTTAACAAAATactattaatttttatttgattagattaagatcattttaaatttttttttctaattatatTTCTCTAGGCTACTAAGTTATTGACAATGTGTGTTAATCATTTAATAGCCATATGATGTGACAAACTAAATGTATAACAACTTAAGGTTTGACCCATTTTCACATCTAGGATTTTTGTTAACATCATGCTTCTTGTATTGTTATCTATAGTCTATTGGAGATTAGAATTTATAACTTCTAAAAAGTTTTAATGTTATCTTCGCTCTTTCATCTTGCAAAATATTCAACAAAAACCAGTATGCATAGTTTATAATTTAGTGGTTAAATTTGAGTTTGAAGTAGTGTATTTCATTTGTGTCCTTCTCCCTTAACTATCTTTAGTTAAAAAGAAATCACCACAAAGAAATTAGAGtgagagaaaatagaaaaaaaagactaTTTTGGCTTTCCAAAAATTTAATTTACAACAAAATACATTTTCAACAAAAGAAATAACATCTTAACCTTTGAAGTTTATCTTTATCGAAACAAAATGCACTAAATATAAAGAAGCGTATTCTAAAAAAATAGAAATCAAATTTTGACGTGatttttttaagggtttttttggcgattttttttatggaaatgaaaaataataaaaattagaaaaatgttTAGATATCCAAATTTAACTTAAGCTTTTTTAAATATATCttctaaataattatataaatgttTTTGCAAAAAATGGATCAACGGTATGAACTAGTTACCATTTATGAAAAAGTTTCATTCTTTTCGAAGGCCTTTTTGGCGTTAGTATTCTATTGGGCGTAGGCCCACCATAGAGAGAAGAGAATAAGCATTGGGcccaaacaaaaaattattttattttatattttgtttttggttttggtGCATTTCCATTCTTGTCCTTCTTCTTCCCCGAATCTAAAACCCTACATTCCAAAACTCACATCAGAAAGCAAAGTGTGCAATTCATTCGCACAGAAATGAGTTGGAGAACTCTATTCTCCAGACACAAAAAACTCACTCCATTCTTACAATTTTCCCAAAATGCCCCTATTCGCTCTTCAATATTCCATCCACTACCCTTTCCTCCCTCCACCGCCACCGCCACCTCCAGGAACTTTCACTCCTCCCGAGTCACCGCCCAACTCGGCGCCCAACTCGGTTCCCAGCTCAGAAACTCTCTCGTCCCTTCAGGCTCCATTGCCGACGAAGAAGACGCCGATGGAACCATGAACGAGTTCCTGTCCCGATTCGTGTGGATGATGCGGAAGAAGGTTCGGGAATCGTATCCTGATTCCGACAAGGGAACTGTCGACACCATGCTCCTCGTGATCGTCGAGCGCGTCGTTTCGGAGCTCGAGAAGGGAGGGTTCGATGGCGTCCTTGGGGCGGCGACGGCGACGTTTCGTCCCGGTGACAACGGCGATTTCAGCGAGGATTTGTGGAGGACCGTGTGGGAAGTGAGCAACAATGTGATCGAAGGAATGAATAAggagaggaagaaggagaagatgaaaggTTTCTTGCAGTGTGATGAGGTGAAGCAGATGTGCAGGTTAGTTGGTTAAGTTGGTTATTTATTCGGATTCAGATTTGAATTCAgttattagttagttagttatttttcCTGTTACTGAGGCAGTTATGGTTAGTTATAACGATCATAATAACTGTGGCCTCTCTCAAAATGTTGGAGAAATTGTTGCGTCTAAAATTCATTGTTTTTGGATGCAATTCGTATCCAGATacgttatttaaaaaaaaaaaaaaagaattaatctGTCAGAAGCAAGATTAGTTTTATGAAATTGAGTAGGTGTGATTAGTTTCAGGGGATCTTTAAGTATTAGTTACTTTGAGAATGTTATTTAAGACTTTGTATCTATCTACATTTATATATAAACTGCAGATATGAAATGATTGATCATAACTCTTTCTGTATACTTTTGGGATAAATTTCAATGATTATTAAACTCATCATTTTACCCTCAAACTATGTGTTCTATATAATAAGGTTTGCTGGCGAGGTTGGAATACGAGGGGACTTGCTTAGGGAGCTGAGGTTCAAGTGGGCACGTGAGAAGATGGAGGAGCATGAATTCTACGAGGGTTTGGAGCGCATGAGGAAAGAAGCCGAAGCTGAAGAACATGAAGAGGAGGAACAAGGGGGTACAGAACATGGGGATGCTGGTGTTGGTGTTGCTGAGGAAGGGGGTACGGTTGTTGGACTTCCCAAGAGGAAGGGGAAGATAAGGTACAAGATTTATGGGCTCGATTTATCTGATCCAAAGTGGGCACATGTGGCTGATAGGATCCATGAGGCAGGAGAGGTCATGTGGCCAAAGGAGGCAAAGCCAATAAATGGGAAATCCAAGATTGTTACCGAGAATATTCTGAAGTTAAAGGAGGAGGAGGGCAGTGATGAGTTGTTGAGGCTGTTAGCCGAGTGGGTGGAGCTCTTGCAACCCAGTAGGGTTGATTGGAAGAGCCTGCTTGACGGATTGAAACAGCAGAATCCACCCTTGTACTACAAGGTGTGTGTCAGTGGTTTAatatagttattttattttacgaAACCATCATTATAGTACATTTATTTTCTGAAGTGAATTATTTAAGTTATGATGGGATGAGGTGGTACTTATTTTGATGTTGGattaatttcttttcaaatcgtGTGTTTCCAGGTGGCGGAAATTGTGTTGACTGAAGATTCTTTCCAAACAACTATATCTGACTACTGTAGGCTTATTGATGCCTATGCTAAAGAGAATCGGTTTGAAGATGTTGAGAGGATGGTAAAGAAGATGAACGAAAAAGGTATGGTACCAGATGCCTCAGCAGCAACCGAATTGCTCCACATGTACTGCAAGGCGGGAAATCTTGAGCGCGCAAAACAAGCATTTGAAATCTTGAAGGCCCAAGGCTTCCAGCCAAACGTAAAAGTCTACACCGCACTGATCATGGCCTATGTAAATTCCAACGATCCTGCAAAGGGTGAATATCTTCTTAGAGAGATGGATACAAAAGATGTTAAACCAACTAAGGAAATATACATGGCACTGCTGCGAGCATTTTCTAAACGCGGTGAAGTTACTGGAGCTGAACGGATTTCTACAATGATGCAGTTTGCAGGATTCCAGCAGACTAAGGAGACATGCACATTACTTGTTGAGGCACATGCAAATGCAGGTAACCCGGATGCGGCTAGAAGGAACTTTGATTACATGAAAAACTTGGGGCATAAGCCTGATGATAGGTGCACTGCTAGCATGATTGTGGCTTATGAGAAGAAAAACTTATTGGACAAGGCATTAGAACTTCTTTTGAAGCTCGAGAAGGATGGGTTTGTGCCTGGGGTTGCAACTTACTCTGTTCTGGTAGATTGGATGAGTAGGTTGCTGCTCGTTGATGAGGCCGAACATCTTTTAGACAAAATTGCTCAGCAAGGTGAGGCTCCTCCGTTTAAGGTTCAAGTGAGTCTCTGTGATATGTATGCGAGGGCAGGAAATGAGAAAAAGGCCCTTCAAGCTCTTGGTGCTGTGGAAGCTAGGAAGGATGAATTGGAACATGCTGATTTCGAGAGAATAATCCAGAGCCTTCTTGCTGGCGGGTTTGAGCAGGATGCGCGAAGAATGTGTGGCATCATGGAGGCGCAGGGTTTCGCTCTATCGGAATCCCTTCAGATGGCCCTTTTGAAACCTAGCCGCAAATTCCCAAAGTTTAGATAGTTTAGGACTGGTTTTGGAGTTATGAGAAGAGCCATTTTTATCTGACCAACAAATGCAGCCTGTCTTATAAAGGAAGCCATGGTCTTTTGGATTGACCATAGCAATAAAGCATTGAGTTTTTGCTTCGTCAGCTTCTCATTTTTGTATTATGTTTTTGAATTCTCCCCTTGTAACATGTCTGCAAGATGTTCAGATTAGTGATTTACTTCActcatttttcttattcttttgaaCTTGGCCTTTCACTTTTGTACAATATAATTCAATTTTCTATAGCCTATTGATTATGTATACATACGGAATTAAAATTAACTTGTAATAAAACGACATAAGAagtcatttaaaaaataaaaaatgcttgAAAATGAAGTTATTATGTTTCAATACAAAAAAGCTTAGTATCTTCATATTTGTTTACCTGTCCTATGAGGTTTGCGAAATTCGAATGGTGTGTGTATCTTGTATCTAACGAgacagttttttatatttttgtgtccacttttgtacgaaggacaatgatggacacgaGATTTCGAAGAGTGGACAcggatttttttataaattttgttttctattttgtccatggatattttttattattccactattatccttcttatttttcctattgCGTTGTTCTCATAGAGGTACTTTCTTCTTCCTGCTCTttctctatctttttcttttccagATACTTTCTCCTTTCCGTAGAAACATTTATTGGGGtagataattctttttttttatcgtttttacttcaataccattttaactttgtattatattatttgatttgtaataaaaataataacaaaaataattaatattaaaatttttgaaagataaatattatcaaaagtaaaattgatcttttaaaatactaaaaaataatttataaattgtaattgattttatataatttaaagaaaaatcagtttttttattaaaaatttttgtctcttcaaatatttttttcaagttcTGTCTGTACTCCTATGTACTctcaatttttattaaattaatttgtatttgatgtaaaaaatttagaatcacaagactattttaatcattttatataatattttagtcttgtccatgtgtatccaaacattTCTTTAATTGCTAAGGGTATATGTGAAGAATGGcactttttctttgctttttgtaTGGAATTGCTGTACCTCATGAGTGTGAACCAACcttagaataataaataaatgcaaagaaaaaaaagaaaagagttcCATATTCTTATGATTTCTAAATGTGAATTTCGTTTTTAGATACCATTGAAATAAATTAATCCTAAAGACATGGATGATTGACACAAATATCAGGAACCATATAAGCTTCTATCAGGCAAAGCATATATACTGGGGATTCCTTTTGTTAGGGGTAAGAAATTTTATTTCCTCTAGCATAGTATGTTTTAAGCTATGAAATACGGACACTTTATTGAATCGTCGTATTCGCGTATCAAATATATTTTAGACATACTAAAATATCATCATATATTGGCATATCTAACTTTATTGTTgacttatattttttaaataaatttaaaaatagtatatattattgtCTTCAATACTTTGTATAAttaaataagacattaaaaatactTAAAAATTAAGAATCTCTATCATCGCACTCCAT is a genomic window of Arachis ipaensis cultivar K30076 chromosome B06, Araip1.1, whole genome shotgun sequence containing:
- the LOC107648587 gene encoding uncharacterized protein LOC107648587, yielding MIAVDELVHNKGAKALENPNPCKDLKAMTSHRILSRCEKIRNAFELYLTQIQSAVPLSLAAEISGILHDLKNTEFSLEIAEVEARKAILALYEKDLNDSASSMENAELEAIQIATSRLKINSTFSFIVEKASLRKQLDQVNNDTNQKEKQLLQYLLYLLMRYGKFIHQIGSNSLDHEHNHELVVDKEHNHQVMESIDNVVRDFEVLST
- the LOC107605752 gene encoding pentatricopeptide repeat-containing protein At5g65560, which gives rise to MSWRTLFSRHKKLTPFLQFSQNAPIRSSIFHPLPFPPSTATATSRNFHSSRVTAQLGAQLGSQLRNSLVPSGSIADEEDADGTMNEFLSRFVWMMRKKVRESYPDSDKGTVDTMLLVIVERVVSELEKGGFDGVLGAATATFRPGDNGDFSEDLWRTVWEVSNNVIEGMNKERKKEKMKGFLQCDEVKQMCRFAGEVGIRGDLLRELRFKWAREKMEEHEFYEGLERMRKEAEAEEHEEEEQGGTEHGDAGVGVAEEGGTVVGLPKRKGKIRYKIYGLDLSDPKWAHVADRIHEAGEVMWPKEAKPINGKSKIVTENILKLKEEEGSDELLRLLAEWVELLQPSRVDWKSLLDGLKQQNPPLYYKVAEIVLTEDSFQTTISDYCRLIDAYAKENRFEDVERMVKKMNEKGMVPDASAATELLHMYCKAGNLERAKQAFEILKAQGFQPNVKVYTALIMAYVNSNDPAKGEYLLREMDTKDVKPTKEIYMALLRAFSKRGEVTGAERISTMMQFAGFQQTKETCTLLVEAHANAGNPDAARRNFDYMKNLGHKPDDRCTASMIVAYEKKNLLDKALELLLKLEKDGFVPGVATYSVLVDWMSRLLLVDEAEHLLDKIAQQGEAPPFKVQVSLCDMYARAGNEKKALQALGAVEARKDELEHADFERIIQSLLAGGFEQDARRMCGIMEAQGFALSESLQMALLKPSRKFPKFR